A window of the Bacteriovorax sp. PP10 genome harbors these coding sequences:
- a CDS encoding pyridoxal phosphate-dependent aminotransferase codes for MDILKSGKLDSVCYDIRGAVHKEARLLEEQGLRILKLNIGNPAAFGFSAPDEIVQSIISNFPSSHGYCESKGLLSARMAIANYHRQQGVADVSAENVYVGNGVSELIVMAMQGLLNSGDEVLIPSPDYPLWTAAVNLTGGKSVHYRCDEQAGWFPDLEDIKKKITARTRAIVIINPNNPTGAVYSKELIEKIVELCRQHNLILFSDEIYDKILYDEAKHVAAASLSDDILTVTFNGLSKVYLAAGFRVGWMVLSGNIKKAKGYIEGLDILASMRLCANVPCQHAIVTALSNPHDIAKHLLGDGRLNIQRKACVELLNNIPGVSVVTPKGALYAFAKLDAKKFNLKDDEKLVLDLLKEKKILLVHGRAFNWTEPDHLRIVFLPQKEDLTLALSQFGEFLENYRQ; via the coding sequence GGGAAATTGGATTCAGTTTGTTACGACATACGTGGAGCTGTTCATAAAGAAGCACGTCTTTTGGAAGAACAAGGTCTTCGGATATTAAAACTCAATATTGGAAATCCGGCCGCATTCGGTTTCAGTGCGCCTGATGAAATTGTTCAAAGTATTATTTCAAATTTTCCTTCCTCTCATGGTTATTGTGAATCAAAAGGATTGTTATCAGCAAGGATGGCGATTGCTAACTATCATAGACAGCAAGGTGTTGCAGATGTCTCAGCAGAGAATGTCTATGTTGGTAATGGAGTTTCTGAATTGATTGTTATGGCCATGCAAGGTCTGCTTAATTCAGGTGATGAAGTGCTTATTCCTTCTCCTGATTATCCTTTGTGGACTGCTGCAGTTAATTTAACCGGAGGTAAGTCAGTTCATTACCGCTGTGATGAACAGGCAGGATGGTTCCCGGATCTGGAAGATATCAAAAAGAAAATAACGGCGCGTACTCGTGCAATCGTTATAATAAATCCTAATAATCCGACAGGTGCAGTTTATTCAAAAGAGTTAATTGAAAAAATTGTAGAGTTATGCCGCCAACATAATCTGATTTTATTTTCAGATGAGATTTACGATAAAATTTTATATGATGAGGCCAAACATGTGGCCGCTGCTTCTTTGTCAGACGATATCCTGACGGTGACTTTTAACGGTCTCTCAAAAGTTTATCTTGCTGCTGGATTCAGAGTAGGCTGGATGGTTCTGTCGGGTAATATCAAAAAGGCCAAAGGGTATATAGAAGGTCTGGATATTTTGGCATCGATGAGATTGTGTGCCAATGTTCCATGTCAGCATGCGATCGTAACAGCTCTGAGCAATCCTCACGATATTGCCAAACATCTTCTTGGTGATGGTAGATTAAATATTCAACGCAAGGCCTGTGTCGAGCTTCTTAATAACATTCCAGGTGTCAGCGTCGTCACTCCTAAAGGAGCTCTCTATGCTTTCGCTAAGCTGGATGCAAAGAAGTTTAATTTAAAAGATGATGAAAAGTTAGTCTTGGATTTATTGAAGGAAAAAAAGATTCTTCTGGTTCATGGGCGCGCCTTTAACTGGACAGAGCCTGATCACTTGCGAATTGTATTTCTTCCTCAAAAAGAAGATCTTACGTTGGCACTGTCACAGTTTGGCGAATTCCTGGAAAATTACAGACAGTAA